The following proteins are encoded in a genomic region of Gossypium hirsutum isolate 1008001.06 chromosome D05, Gossypium_hirsutum_v2.1, whole genome shotgun sequence:
- the LOC107905819 gene encoding CBL-interacting serine/threonine-protein kinase 12, translated as MDFSSKVAKKETSAGSGLLLGRYEVGKLLGHGTFAKVYYARNVKTDESVAIKVLDKEKILKGGLIAHIKREIAILRRVRHPNIVQLFEVMATKTKIYFVMEYVHGGQLFSKVAKGRLKEDVARKYFQQLISAVNFCHARGVYHRDLKPENLLLDEKGDLKVSDFGLSAVSDQIRQDGLFHTFCGTPAYVAPEVLGRKGYDAAKVDIWSCGVILFVLMAGYLPFHDHNIMAMYKKIYKGEFRCPKWFSPDLLRLLTKLLDTNPDKRITISEIMENRWFKKGFKHIKFYIEDDKVCSVEDGDDNLGSCSDHSTHSESDAELETRRKVTTSLPRPASLNAFDIISFSPGFNLSGLFEEGEEGARFVSGAPVTKIISKLEEIAKLVSFTVRKKDCRVNLEGSREGAKGPLAIAAEIFELTPSLVVVEVKKKGGDRGEYEEFCNKELKPGIENLTRDQSTSDAPVPAPTPAPAPAAYLPSDTE; from the coding sequence ATGGATTTTTCCTCCAAGGTCGCAAAGAAAGAAACCAGCGCTGGCTCAGGTCTTCTCTTAGGACGTTACGAGGTCGGGAAACTCCTCGGACACGGCACTTTCGCTAAAGTTTATTACGCGCGCAACGTCAAAACCGATGAAAGCGTGGCCATCAAAGTGTTGGACAAGGAAAAAATCCTCAAGGGTGGCTTAATCGCTCACATTAAGCGCGAAATCGCCATCCTCCGCCGCGTGCGCCACCCCAACATCGTACAACTCTTCGAAGTTATGGCCACCAAAACTAAGATCTACTTCGTCATGGAATACGTACATGGCGGTCAGCTCTTCAGCAAAGTCGCCAAAGGCAGATTAAAAGAAGACGTCGCTAGGAAATACTTCCAGCAATTAATCTCAGCTGTTAATTTCTGTCACGCCCGCGGGGTTTACCACCGCGACTTGAAGCCCGAGAATCTACTACTAGACGAAAAAGGGGATTTGAAAGTCTCCGATTTCGGGTTGAGCGCGGTTTCGGATCAGATCCGACAAGACGGTTTGTTTCATACGTTTTGCGGGACCCCTGCTTACGTAGCACCGGAAGTTTTGGGGAGAAAAGGTTACGATGCTGCCAAAGTAGATATCTGGTCTTGCGGGgtgattttgtttgttttaatggCGGGGTATTTACCTTTTCACGATCATAACATTATGGCGATGTATAAGAAGATTTACAAGGGAGAGTTCAGGTGCCCCAAATGGTTTTCACCTGATTTACTTCGGCTACTTACCAAGCTTCTGGATACGAACCCGGACAAGAGAATAACCATCTCGGAAATCATGGAGAACCGTTGGTTTAAAAAGggatttaaacatattaaattttacattgaaGACGATAAAGTTTGCAGCGTTGAGGACGGGGATGATAACCTGGGATCATGTTCGGACCATTCAACACACTCTGAATCGGACGCCGAGCTTGAAACAAGGAGGAAAGTTACTACTTCATTGCCGAGGCCAGCTAGTTTGAATGCCTTTGATATTATATCCTTTTCGCCGGGTTTTAATTTATCTGGATTATTTGAAGAAGGGGAGGAAGGGGCAAGGTTTGTGTCAGGGGCACCTGTTAcgaaaattatttcaaaattggaAGAGATAGCCAAGCTGGTTAGTTTTACAGTGAGGAAAAAGGATTGTAGAGTTAACTTGGAGGGTTCTAGAGAAGGAGCTAAAGGGCCATTAGCGATTGCTGCCGAGATATTCGAGTTGACGCCTTCTTTGGTTGTTGTGgaagtgaagaagaaaggagGGGACCGAGGAGAGTACGAGGAGTTCTGTAACAAGGAATTGAAACCTGGGATAGAGAATTTGACGCGAGACCAATCAACATCTGATGCACCTGTACCTGCACCCACACCTGCCCCTGCCCCTGCTGCATATTTACCTTCGGATACGGAATAG